The Chamaesiphon minutus PCC 6605 DNA window GGAAATATATACACATGGGGGTTGTCCAACGCAGCACTTTTTAAAGGTTCATATTTAGGAAATAGTACAATTAGTCCAGATGGAAGGATTCTTGTCAATGGAGATAGTAATGGTAAAGTTAAACTATGGAATCTCAAAACAGGGGAACTTCTTCGCGTCCTTGAAGGACATTCAAATTGGATTTCTTCAAATTGGATCTATTCTGTTGCAATTAGTCCGAATGGGCACACTCTTGCTAGCGGTCGTAGTGATAAAACTATTGAAATTTGGTCGAATATTTAGATTTATGTTCAATTGGTGCAATAATTGATGGTTCTCCAGTGGCTAGTGGGCTAGTTTTCACATCAAACTACTAATATCAAAATATTCTATCGAAATATTGTCGTTGTTAAATCAATTAGCTTTTGTAAATTTCATAATACTAACTTCTTTGCCTATACCAGCATTGGTAAGTTTGTAAAGCTCGTTGATTGAATAATCATTATATTCTGAATATGATAGCTTGACTGCCGAACCTACACGAGGAATAGCTTCATTATCGTACCAATAAGTCCAAACGTAATACTGCTGACCATTTGGTAATTGAATTAAAGTTTTAGCTCCATCATTAGCAGCGTCATAACCAATTTTTTGAACTATTGTTACCAAAGTTGTTTTAGACATGCAAGATAGCTCCTTTTTAAACTAACAAACTAGAGTGAATTAGATTTGATAGATCTTACCACTTTAACACTACAATAATTTAATATTAAAGCGGCATGATTTTATTATTTCTTATGTTATCTTGTTAGTAGTGATATCGACCGCTCTTGAGAAGTCACTGTAATGCTACTTACAATGACTTCTCGCCATTTTAGCTAGTTACTGGCTGTTGCTACTTCGCGCCAAGTGCTTTGCGGCAAGTACAGCACGCTCGAACCCAACCGCTCGACTTCAGTTGCCCGATCGTAAGATTCGATATCTTCCGCAGTGCGGGTGACTGCATTCAACATGCCAAACCGCGACAAGTCACCAGAACGAATCAAATGGTCGAGAACCGAACTAGATTCGTCACTGTTTAAGCCAATTGCTTTGGCGGTAAGCTCGACAGCCTTTGCCGAATGACCAGTGATGAGGTCGTTCTTAGAAGCTTGCAGATCGGCAACGGCATCGCGGAACGTGGTGATGCTGATTGCATTTCGTACTAGATCGCGAATCTTCAACTTGAAGGCGTTATCGATCGCTTGCACGGTATCCGAAGCATATAAATCGGTGCTTTCATTCGCACGACCCGCATGGTTCTTCCGCTGCTTGGCATCTTTGAGCGTTAAGCCATTGGTGCAAACTAATCGATAGATAAAGGGTTCGACCGAGATCGAGCCATTGCCGAGTTCGCCATTCGACAGCACGAATCCTGCTTGAACTGGGTCGCCAACCGAGATAGCAGCTTCAATGTTGGTGTTAATAACTTTGAGGTACATCTTCTCGTCGGTGACGTTGCAGCTTGCGATCCGAATGCCATCACCCATTTCAGCCAGCTCAGGCATTACCATTGCGAGAATCTCGTGGTTGTCTACGATCCGATAGCGATTAGAAAGGTAGAGTCGAGGGAGACTATTATGTCTCGCCCCTCTCTGTTAGATCTGGACGTGCGACTTTCACCGCATCCAGCTCCCGATATTCTTAGCTTGCGCTTTTGCTCATGTGTATATAATCGTGACAGGATTCATGTATTGCTACAAGATTTTTCTGTTTCCAATTATCATGATTTCCATCTACATGGTGTAAATGTATTCTCTCTTCTCCTACGAATTTTAAGCCGCAGGATGCACATGAATGGTGTTGCTTTTTGAGCAGTTTAGAGATAGTTCCGTCATAGAGTTTGCTTTTACGTTCGCTCCAGTAGACTATATCCCCGTCATAAGGTGATTTATTGCCTTTGACATTGATATGTTTATTTTCGGAATAGGGAACTGTAGGAAACGCTTTTTCCAGTAATTTCTTACAAGTGTATCGGTTCTGTTTAGTTTCCTTATTGAATACCGTAAATGTTCTTCTGCGGATGGAGCTTATGGAACTTCTAGTCCCCGCCATCTGACAGTATCTATGGTAATTCAGCCATCCTCTAACCACAGGTGCTAGCTTTTGGGCTTTGACTGCGGCACCATAATTCGAGCCGTTGACAATTGCTTTTACCTTCTTACGGAATACTTTAAAATTGTCCACTGATGGAACGCATCTAAATTTTCCGTTGTTTTGCACTTTGAAGTGCCAACCGAGGAAGTCAAAGCCATCTGTCGTAGCGGTTACTCTAGTTTTACTCGCGCTAACATTCATTCCTCTCGCTGTTAGGAATTCTTGGATTTTGTCTAGGATTACTTTTTCATCGTCTTCGGGGCGAAGGATGATTACCAGTAGAGTCGCCCAGAGGAACCACCCCTCCAGGCGCTCGCAGAACCGGACGTGAACGTCTCCGCTCATCCGGCTCCTATTATCCAGCCGCCATATACAGCAATCCCCAGTGAGCAAACAGGTTCGGCTGTTTTCGCGCTATGCGTCTCAACCATTGTGCTGCCTGCCGCCGATGATTCCGTAGACGTTTGTATTTCCGCGTCGCCCACATGACTAGGCGACGTTCCAAGCATTTTAGGGTCGGGTATAGGGCTGACTTGTAGTAGCGACCATAGTAGTTAATCCAACCTCTAATGACTGGATTAAACATCCTGGCCAGGTCTTCTAACTTTTTATCGCTCCTTAATTGCCAGTCCCACTGGCGCGATGTCTTCCGAATCGCCTTAGCTGCCTGATTACTAATCGCTGGAGTAAAGTTGATGAAGTGTTTTCCCCATCGATTCTTTGACCTGCGAGGTCTAAATGTATACCCCAAAAAGTCAAAGCTGGTGAGGGGATATTCTTCCCGTCGGTCATCATCCTTGCAATAGACTATATTCGTCTTTTCTGGATGAAGTTCCAACCCAACTTCCTTCATGCGCTCATTTAGGTCTTGCTTCAGCTTTTGCGCCTGGGCTTCGCTCTTACAGTGACACACCGCATCATCCGCATACCGCTCAAATTGAATGTCCGGATTTTTCCGCTCCATCCACTTGTCGAATGCGTAATGCAAAAACAGATTCGCCAGCAATGGACTGGCAACTCCGCCTTGCGGTAGCCCTTTGTCTGGAAGTTGTTTGGTGCCATCTGGCATCTGAATCGGTGACTTTAGCCAGCGTTCGATGTACAGAATTACCCATTTCTCTTCCGTATGTACGCGCACCGCCCGCATCATCAGCTCATGGTCGATGTTATCGAAAAAGCCTTTGATGTCTAGCTCTAGCACCCAGTTGCTTTTCCAGCAACGTTTTCGCGCCATTCCCACCGCATCTAATGCCGATTTTCCCGGTCGATAGCCATATGAATCTGGATGGAAGTGTTTTTCCAATTCCGGTTCCAATAAATCTTTGGCTACCATCTGGGCTACCCGATCTGACACAGTCGGAATTCCCAATGGCCTCATCCTGCCGTCTCCTTTTGGTATTTCTACCCGTAGAACCGGGGATGGAAAGTAGCTGCCAGATGTCATCCGATTCCATAATTTGTAGAGGTTATCCGACAGATTCTCTTCAAACTTTTCGATCGTCTGTCCATCTACTCCAGCCGCTCCCTTGTTGGCTTTGACCCGTTTATATGCTTCCCAAACTTGGCGTTTGGTGATACTCAACGGCTTTGCTTGTTCCATTTGAATCCTCCCGATTTCCGGTTGTTCGATTTTTCCAAGCTGGACAATGCTTCCCCTTCGCTCCCATCCCATTACAGGATGTTCTTCGCTACTACGGGTCGCTCCGCCCCTGCCACCTGCATCGGTACTCTCACACTTATGGGGCTTCCACTTGTGTTTCTCCCTTATCATCAGGATGGCAGGTTCCCACGTTCCACATCAGAGCCTAGATCGAGTTCACGCCGTCTTCATGCCGGAGGCCATCTGGCCAGTAATCAGGTTGCTGCCAGACTAATCCCGAAGTAACGACTACCCCTCGGTTTTGACCTCATTCCTATGCTTTCGACACTTCATCAACGGTTCACTCGCGTTCGTCTCCTCGATCCTTACCTGACAGAGTCTTGCTCTGCCTTTTCCGTAACGCTCACCACCTCGGCTCTTTACCGATGCAGCTTACGGTGGTTTGAAGCCTCCACCTGAATGGCGGCTCCGAGGGGCCTTCCCTCATCTCTTATGCAGCATAGCTGCCAGGAGGACTTCGTCCTCCTATGCGCCTTCGTGGCACACTGTCATCCGCATAACGGATTGTTGGTTCTATCCATTTGCTCTTAGTGGGGTCTTTGTATCTGTGGATACTTTCGATCCCGTTGAGGGCGATGTTTGCCAACAGAGGACTCACTACTCCACCTTGTTGTGTTCCTTGTTCTGGAAATCCTGCATTCGTTCCAGCTTTCAGACATCTGAAGATGCCTAGCTTTAGCCCTGTAGGGGCGATTAGGTTGTCCATGATACAGGTGTGTGAGATTCTGTCAAAGCACTTTTCGATATCTAATTCGATTACTCGTTTATGGATACCATTAGCGTTTGAGCGTAGATTGAGGAACAGTTGTTTCTGGGCATCATGAGCCGAACGTCCCGTTCTAAAACCATAGCTTCTAGCGTGAAAAGTGGCTTCGTGTGCTGGTTCTAAGGCGTACTTTGCTAGGCATTGCCAAGCTCGGTCTGCAATGGTGGGTACTTTAAGCGTTCGGGTAGTTCCGTCCTTTTTAGGGATTGGAATGGAGCGAAGCTTATTGTGTGACCATGTGTTAACATTTGCTTTAAGATTTTGTTCTAAAGCGAAGCGTTCTTCAAATGAGAGGGACGCTTTTCCGTCAACGCCTGCCGTCTTTTTCCCAGCATTAAGCTGTGTAACCTGTCGTATTGCAAGAAATCTTGCAGCTTTGGATTTGAGAATTAGTTTCTGTAAAGACCGCGCTTTCCGCTTGTCCCCAACTCGAACTGCTTCGTACACGCGCTTCTGTAGGCGGAATAGCTCTTTACGGAATTTCTTCCATGGGAGATTCTTCCAAGATTCACTAGTTTTTAGACTGTGCCCAATCATTCTCTGCATTGCTTTGTGTAATCTGAATACCTTGCGGCAATTACGCCGCATCCTACCCGAATCTGAGGGATTAATCCGCTCGTCTGGTCTACCGTCAAGGCGACCCCTGACAGACCTCAAATTCGTTTTTATTCGTTCCCCTCGATAGATAGTTAATCCGGTTAGGTGGTGCCATTTCAACTGTCAGAACCCCATACTCTTGCCACTAACCATTCCATATTGTGGCGGGATACTAATCTCTGACCATCTCGGACTTATGGATTGCGTCCGTATTGCGCTAAGTTGCTTTTCTAGGCATCTGTTTCACCATTTGGATTTCCCTATTAGCACCAGTGTCCCCTGCAATTGAGGTCTGATTGTGCTCTGTTCCCCGCTTCAGTCTCTAGAATTCCGAGTCTAGTCGCTGGGGGCAGTTAAGGATTCACATCTGAGTTTGATGGGAGGGACTTACACCCTCATACATCAAGGAGTTCAACTGGACTATTATGTCTAGTTGGAGTTAGTATTTACGGACTGGGTACCGTGATTCCTAACTCAACGAATCGCACGAAACGCTCGCATTTGACCCCGTAAAGTACGAATCAGCGAGGTTTCGCCCTGCTTTTTACCCAGCCAATAGTTGATATTAGTAGACAAGAGTTCGGGAGATAACGATCGCATCCGATCGTAATATGGCTTGGGAACCTGGATGCGACTTGCCATTTGTGCGTGAGCATAGTCTGTCGCTGGCATCTCTTCAATGCCATTATTGGTTTCGAGGTGAAAGTTGCCATTACCAAGCATACTCAAGCTAGAAGTTAGAGCGTGGAAGTCGCGCTTAGTCTCTTGTTGGGCGGTGAGTTCTTCGGCGAGTTGGACTAGAGTTAGACCAGTTTTCATGATATTGCCTCAAAAATAGTTATGGATACGACAAAGCCGCCAAACTCAGATAGATTTGACGGCAGAATAGATGAACTTTCAAATAGCTGCGGCTATGCCGCGTCCCGACGCAAGTGAATTAGATGGGTCGATACTCCACAGCTATGATCGCTCTTGGTGAAAGCATCAGCGGGATTGTCATAACGACTGGCATCGAGATCGTCGAGCCAATCCGAGAAATTCCGACGCTGTAGGCTACGGCTGGATCGATATCCATTGGGTAATACCGAAACAAGTTCGCCGCCAGGAGCCAGCCAGCCATAGGCAGCTCGAACGTGGTCGATATAAGCATCATTAGAAAATGGCGGATTCATCAGTACACGATCGTAGATCGGTCGTGGAGTGGCGAACAGAAAATCGCGATCTAACGGCTGAAAATCAAGCAGAGTAAGTGCTTGGTGTAGATCTGAGTTAATCTCGAAGCACTCCACCACCGCCCCTAACTTGCGAACGGCAAGACAGAGATCGCCAGCTCCAGCACTGGGATCGAGTACTCGGTGAGTGGTTTCTATTCGCGCAAGCTGTAGCATCCGATCGATTATTTCTGGCGGAGTGGGGAAGAAGTCGGGCACTTTGGTGTAAATCGCGCGACGACGCAGCTCGTTCGCCTTTTCCACAGACCTGTCGATTTCAGGTGCGGGATTGCTAGAACATAATTTTCCCAACAGTTCCACAGCCACAATCGCTTCATCCTTCGATCTAATGCCAAACTGTACGAGTCGCTCGACGATCGAATAACCGTAGGTAAAGGAGTCCTGGAGATACTTAGAATCTTCTTCGTGCCAGCGGCAAAGGGTAGCGAGATCGGCTAATTGCTTGCGGTTATCAATTTTCGCAAACTGAGGAGGACATGTGCCAGTACGATGTGACTGGGCGAGTCCTTCGAGCAAGCGTTGGATGAGTGCTAAATGCTCGCCTTCTTCACGCATTCCAGCGGCAATTCGCGAACGACGGGCGGTGATGTTTTGTTGCCCGATTGCGGGATGCAGTTTTGAGTCAATGGTTGTCTGCATTGTGGCTGCTAATTTATCCAATTTATCAGCCAGTTTGAGGCTGCGGCTCGATATTGGTTGAGGATGTAGATATCGGACTTCTGGGATGCGATCGCTCTGTGCATTTACGGGCTGCGGTGTAAATAGGTCTAGCTTGAGCTGGGCTGGGTTATCAATGGTTCTCATGAGGTTTGAGGATGATAGGTAGATAAAAAACAGCCCCAACCATCTAGTGATGGTTGGGGCCGATCGAGCAGGAGGACATTAAGCCGCAATTGGGGTCTTCGCAGCTTTCTTGCTTCGAGTGGTCGAGGTCTTGCGCTTGGACTTAGCCGGAGCTTCAGTAGGGGCGATAACTCGATTCTCCGAGGGAGAGGCTTCGCCAACGATAGGAGTTGCAACCTCGACAGGAGTTGCGACAGGCAAAGAGACGACGGCAATAATACTCGCGATCGCGATGCCAACAGTGCAAGCGTCACGACCGAGCCGAAACTTCCCACTAACGACGAGATTGGCTTTGGGCACAAATAGCCGCTGGTAGATTTCGCTCGCACCAGTACTAAACAGCACTTTGATATCGCCGTCGATGGCAGTACCAGTCAGCTTGTCACCATTAATTTCAGCGGTCAGAATAACGAGATTGGAAGTAGCAGAATTCATAAGTAGTCTCCAAAGGTAGGGTAAGTGGATATTGAAAAGCTAGTAAGCAACAGCAAGGTCGCATACTTGCAAATCCGAGACAGCAACAACAGGCTTAGAGGGCGCGGTCGAACCATCGGGGAGTGGTTCAAAAGTCAGATCGCCAGTGACGGAGATCGTGTCGCCTTTGCGGATGGTTTGGGCAGCATTGACTAAGGCATTGCTAAATCTGATCGCAAACCAATCTTTTCCGTCATTAGTTGTTACTGCTAGGGCAGCTTCGAGGCTCGAACTATCATCGGGTAAGCACTTAGGAGCGCGACCGACTAAACCGGAAATGTTAACTTGCATGAGCGGATTCCTCCAAAGGATGGGTGAGTTGAAGCAATAGTGCTTCAACTCGATTCGGCTTTGCCGATGGTTCTTACGGACACTCCAGCAGCACATCAGCTAGAGTGACAATCTTGCTCCGAATGGGGCAAACGCCATAGTAATCGGCGTTCGCAAGTACCCGTGATTGCAATGCTTGATGTCTCAGTTCTGTAATTTGGGTTAAAAAAGATAGCGACGATCTCAGTTGAGATCGTCGCCAAGTCAAGTTGAAATAAAGTCTAAGGTAGCTAAATCAACGATTGTCATCGAAGAATCATCGTCTGTGTAACTATCGATAACTTCGCGGATTGTTTTATAGGCATATTCTCCGTGTGAATCGGTAAGAGCGTTAAGTTTATTAAGCAGTTGTTTGGGCGAACAAACAATCTTGTTAACTAGGCGTTGGCGAGATTCGCGGTGATTGAGGCGTAGCACTAAATACGAACGCATATTTTTTATGGGGGTGAGTTAATCGGGTTGTAGAGTGGTGCGCTTGCGCGATTGATATCAGCCGCAGCAAAGAATCCCGATCCATACCGGATCGGCTGGCTACGCGATGGCAATTAAAGATCGATCTTTAATTGTTTAGACTTGCAATCAACACCAAATTGCTCTTTCAGCCAGCGATTGGCATTGATTAAAGACATAATAATTTGACTCCAAGCTTCTCGATCTAGATCGTTAATTTCATGCTCCTCGTAGTATTGGTTAAGCAGTTTGCCAGCATTAACTATCGATGTACCAGCATCGAAGGCGATGCCCTCCATCTTTTTGTTGACAGCAAACTTAGTAGCACTATTACTCCGTTTCCAGAAGATAGAGCACCAAATTCTTCGTCGAGCCTCCAATAGTTCGTAGGCGATCGTCATCTCTAGACCCGCCAAGATTAGCAATTGATTATTTTGATATTCTGGAAATTTCTTTAAATACTGTAAACTCGAACCAACTCCGGCTGTGGATGAATACATGATTACCTCTATTAATAAAAATACCTGCGAACTCCTCCAGAGTTCGCAGGTAAGATCGATGAGACAGATGGTTAGAACGGGATGTTGTCATCCTCACTATCATCGACAGTAAGGGTTTGGACGACTGGCTCGATCGCCGGAGCGATCTGGGCGATGGGCTTGGCAGCGGCGAAAACTGCTGGCTCGACGGGGATATCAAGCAATTGGAGGACGCGATTTGCCAGTTCGTCATTGCGACCGAGAAAGAAGCTCTCCCAGTTATCGAGCGTGGGCTTGGAATGACTGGCAACCTTACAAGCAGGTGCTTTATTACTGTTATTACCAGCTAGCTCGCGCGTGACCTCAAACTCAAACACGCACAGGGCGTTAAATTCGAGGTTCTTGGGACGCGCGGAAATACCATTGGCTTGAGCGTGGCACATAGTTATCTCTAGGAGAAACTGCTGGTAGTGGAACGAGAAAGTGGCTTGGGTAGCACCTTTGGCGATGTACTGCAAGGGGATTTCATGCAGGGGATTATTGTCGCAATCGAGCAATAGCACTTCAAAGATCTGGATATTAGTAACACCAGCTTGTCCTTTAAACTCACCGTACTTTCCAAGCAACTCCAGCTCGGAGTTACCGTTTTCACCTTTGACAGTTCGCGCCGCCATTAATCCAGATTTAGGGACTACTAGCATCCGAGGCTGGCGGAGGATCGAGCCTTGCTCTACCGCCCCGCTAGAGAAGGTATAGGTATCCAACGTCTCAGGCACATTAACCCAGCTTGCTTTAGCCATCTGGTCGAGGCTGACAAAGAAACCGCACTCGACGGGATTCTCGCCGCGCAAGCTTTGGATGTATGGTAGCTTGGCATTGGGATTGCAATATTCGGGTGAGGCAAAGCGATCGCGGACGGGCTGAGAAGAATTAGTCATGATAAAAACTCCTAAAGATATCGTGTCGGGTGACCCGACACGAAATGAATCGGTCAAATGGATGCGGCTCTGCCGAAAACATAAAAATAGCTCGCAGATCGAGGGATCTACGAACTGATAAGGGTCGATAGATTAAGCAAAGAACTCGAAATATATTTCGAGTATTGCTTCAATGACTGAAAATTGGCGAGATTCAAACTCACTGGAACGCAAACAAATGAAGTAGCGGTAGGCAGAAGTTAAACGATCGAACATATTGGTTTCTCCTGGAAGTCTAAAGATCGAGCTACTTAACGCTCATCTAAATTCGGCTTTGCCGATGACTTTCTCTGGATTTATCGTTTCAACCTGCTCTTTTTACAGTTGCTAGTGCTAAAAGAAAAAGCTGGCAGTTCCAAGTAATTACCTGGAACTGCCAAAGAACTAGAAGTATTCGGGGACGAGCGATCGAGCAGCTACGATCTCATCGGGGATTCGATCCAAGTAGTCGGGATGAATTAAATGCAGTGCCAACCAATAAGGATTGGGAGATTGCATACCAACTAGCCGTTCGCAATAATAGACATCGGCATCACGGCGCAGATACCCGATGCGTAAGTCTTGATGGCAGACTTCGACCGCAATCTCACCGTCTTTTGCTACTGGTGCATCATCAAACACATCGAGCCAATTCAATGATAAGTGGATACGATCGCAAACCCACTCAGGTTCTAAACTTTGTAGATCGGGCAGCGGTAAAGGTTGGAAATA harbors:
- the ltrA gene encoding group II intron reverse transcriptase/maturase; translated protein: MIREKHKWKPHKCESTDAGGRGGATRSSEEHPVMGWERRGSIVQLGKIEQPEIGRIQMEQAKPLSITKRQVWEAYKRVKANKGAAGVDGQTIEKFEENLSDNLYKLWNRMTSGSYFPSPVLRVEIPKGDGRMRPLGIPTVSDRVAQMVAKDLLEPELEKHFHPDSYGYRPGKSALDAVGMARKRCWKSNWVLELDIKGFFDNIDHELMMRAVRVHTEEKWVILYIERWLKSPIQMPDGTKQLPDKGLPQGGVASPLLANLFLHYAFDKWMERKNPDIQFERYADDAVCHCKSEAQAQKLKQDLNERMKEVGLELHPEKTNIVYCKDDDRREEYPLTSFDFLGYTFRPRRSKNRWGKHFINFTPAISNQAAKAIRKTSRQWDWQLRSDKKLEDLARMFNPVIRGWINYYGRYYKSALYPTLKCLERRLVMWATRKYKRLRNHRRQAAQWLRRIARKQPNLFAHWGLLYMAAG
- a CDS encoding SAM-dependent methyltransferase; this translates as MRTIDNPAQLKLDLFTPQPVNAQSDRIPEVRYLHPQPISSRSLKLADKLDKLAATMQTTIDSKLHPAIGQQNITARRSRIAAGMREEGEHLALIQRLLEGLAQSHRTGTCPPQFAKIDNRKQLADLATLCRWHEEDSKYLQDSFTYGYSIVERLVQFGIRSKDEAIVAVELLGKLCSSNPAPEIDRSVEKANELRRRAIYTKVPDFFPTPPEIIDRMLQLARIETTHRVLDPSAGAGDLCLAVRKLGAVVECFEINSDLHQALTLLDFQPLDRDFLFATPRPIYDRVLMNPPFSNDAYIDHVRAAYGWLAPGGELVSVLPNGYRSSRSLQRRNFSDWLDDLDASRYDNPADAFTKSDHSCGVSTHLIHLRRDAA
- a CDS encoding single-strand-binding protein; its protein translation is MQVNISGLVGRAPKCLPDDSSSLEAALAVTTNDGKDWFAIRFSNALVNAAQTIRKGDTISVTGDLTFEPLPDGSTAPSKPVVAVSDLQVCDLAVAY
- a CDS encoding DUF5895 domain-containing protein; the protein is MTNSSQPVRDRFASPEYCNPNAKLPYIQSLRGENPVECGFFVSLDQMAKASWVNVPETLDTYTFSSGAVEQGSILRQPRMLVVPKSGLMAARTVKGENGNSELELLGKYGEFKGQAGVTNIQIFEVLLLDCDNNPLHEIPLQYIAKGATQATFSFHYQQFLLEITMCHAQANGISARPKNLEFNALCVFEFEVTRELAGNNSNKAPACKVASHSKPTLDNWESFFLGRNDELANRVLQLLDIPVEPAVFAAAKPIAQIAPAIEPVVQTLTVDDSEDDNIPF